The DNA sequence CTGACTGATTACACATCAAGTTTTACGTGCTTAGTCGTTTAATTAAGGATGGTTTATGGAAATAGCAATCGTTAAAGAGTCTCAATCGGGAGAGAATAGAGTTGCGGGCTCGCCAAAATCGATACAAGGTTTAATCAAGCTTGGCTTTACTGTTTGTGTACAAAAAACGGCGGGTAATAAAGCCAGTTTCAAAGATCAAGATTATCTAGATGCGGGCGCTTTATTGGCTACCAAAAAGGCTGCATGGCAAGCGGATATAGTGTTTAAAGTTAATCCGCCAACCTTATCTGAAGTTGAGCAAATGAAAGACGGCGCTTATTTAATTAGCTTTTTAGCGCCTGCGCAATCGAATGAGCTTATCGCTGCGCTACAAGCAAAATCAATCACTAGCCTTGCCATGGAAATGGTGCCTCGAATGACCCGCTCACAACCTATGGATGCGTTGAGCTCTATGGCAAATATTGCCGGTTATCGCGCCGTTATTGAAGCATCTCATCATTTTGGTCGCTTTTTTACTGGTCAAATTACAGCGGCAGGGAAAATGCCGCCAGCTAAGGTGATGATTATTGGCGCTGGCGTTGCAGGCCTTGCCGCTATAGGTACGGCAGGAAGTTTAGGCGCAATAGTTAGAGCATTTGATACCCGCCCAGAAGTAAAAGAGCAAATTGAGAGTATGGGAGCTGAGTTTCTAGCGCTAGATTATCAAGAGAGTGAAGATACTGGTAGCGGTGATGGCTATGCAAAAGAAATGAGTAAAGCCTTTATTGAGGCTGAAATGGCGCTGTTTTCACAACAGGCAAAAGAAGTCGATATTATTATTACCACCGCCATGATACCGGGAAAACCAGCGCCAAAATTAATCACTGCCGAGATGGTGGCTTCAATGAAACCTGGCAGTGTTATTGTTGATTTAGCTGCGGCTGGCGGAGGCAACTGTGAGCTTACCCAGCCAGGTAAAGTTGTTAATTGTGAAGGCGTGAAAATTATTGGTTATACCGATTTGGTTTCACGTTTAGCTAGTCAGTCTTCCGAGTTATACGCTAATAATTTGCTTAACCTTGCTAAGTTATTGTGTAAAGAAAAAGATGGGCAGATAGCGATTGATTTTGATGATGTCATTATTCGCAATATGACTGTCGTAAAAGGTAGTGACATTACATTTCCACCGCCGCCTATTCAAGTAAGCGCTGCCCCAACTAACCCTGCAAAGCAAAAGCCTGAAAAAGTAACATCAGAACAGGTAATGCCAGAAAAAGCCATGCCAGAAAAAAGCAAAAATATCAGCAGCTTTAGTTTTGCTAAGTCTTTAGCTATCGCTGTGGCCCTGTTATTTTATATTTGGCTACTAGATAAAGCTCCTGCAGATTTTTTAACGCACTTTAGTGTTTTTGTTTTAGCCTGTGTTATTGGCTATTACGTTGTTTGGAATGTCTCACACTCGCTACATACGCCGTTAATGAGTGTGACTAACGCCATATCAGGCATCATTATTGTCGGAGCCTTGCTGCAAGTCAGCTCTGATAATTGGTTAGTACAAGTGTTGGCGACATTTGCTACCTTAATCGCAACCATTAACATAGTTGGCGGCTTTAAGGTAACAAGCCGTATGTTAAAAATGTTTAGAAAATAAGGAAGGGGCTTATGACATTATCTGTAAATATAATAAACGGCTTCTATCTTATTGCCGCCTTGTTATTTATTTTTAGTTTATCTGGTTTGAGTAAGCAAGAGTCTGCTCAGCGAGGTAACTTGTTTGGCATGATTGGCATGGGCATAGCGTTACTGGCAACATTAGCTGACCCAAGAGTGTCAACGGTATGGCTTATCTTAGTTGCTATGGCCATCGGGGCTGTTATTGGCTTACGCTTAGCGAATAAAGTAGAAATGACACAAATGCCAGAGCTTGTCGCTATATTGCATAGCTTTGTTGGGCTTGCCGCCGTACTTGTTGGTTACAATAGTTTTTTAACGAGTGAGCATGCCTTAGTCATAACCACAGCACAGCAGACTGCTTTTACCATTCATCTTATTGAAGTATTTCTTGGGGTATTTATTGGCGCGGTAACCTTTACTGGTTCAGTGGTTGCCTTTGCCAAGCTTCGCGGTCTTATTAGCTCAAGTGCCCTTATGTTACCGCATCGTCATAAGATGAATTTAGCCGCTGGTGTTGTTTCATTAATATTGTTACTGATATTTGTGCAAAGTGATGGTGCTATGATGGCACTCTTGTTGATGACAATAATTGCCTTAGCCTTTGGTTGGCATTTAGTTGCCTCAATAGGTGGAGCTGATATGCCTGTAGTGGTATCAATGCTTAATTCTTATTCTGGTTGGGCGGCATCAGCAGCTGGCTTTATGCTTAATAATAACTTACTTATTATTACCGGGGCTTTGGTTGGTTCGTCAGGGGCAATTCTGTCTTACATTATGTGTAAAGCAATGAACCGCTCATTTATCAGTGTTATAGCGGGTGGCTTTGGTACTGATGTTGTTGTTGATGAAAATGCTGATTATGGTGACCATAGAGAAGTTAATGCTGAATCTGTTGCGGAACTATTACGTGAGGCAAAATCAGTGATTATCACGCCTGGTTATGGCATGGCGGTAGCGCAAGCTCAATATCCTGTATATGAATTGAGTCAGCAGCTAATAGAGCGTGGCATAAGGGTTAGGTTTGCCATTCACCCTGTGGCAGGCCGTTTACCCGGGCACATGAATGTACTTCTTGCTGAGGCTAAGGTGCCTTATGACATTGTTTTCGGCATGGATGAAATAAACGAGGATTTTGCTGAAACTGATGTAGTACTTGTTATTGGCGCCAATGATACAGTAAACCCTGCAGCAGCTGAAGATCCATCAAGTCCAATAGCTGGTATGCCAGTACTTGAGGTTTGGCAAGCCAAAGAGGTTGTTGTGTTTAAACGTTCAATGAATACGGGTTATGCTGGCGTACAAAACCCACTTTTTTATAAAGAAAATACTCAGATGTTGTTTGGTGATGCCAAAGAGAGCACTGAGCAAATATTTAGAGCGCTTTAGGTTTCATCCCTTATTTGATGCTCTGTAACTAAGTTGCAGGGCATTATTTTTACTTATTCAATTATTAAAAAATAATTATTGTCTTGACTTTAAGTATTACAGGTGTAATTCTTTGTTTTATGATTACATTTGTAATACTATGCTTATTTATAACAAGAATTAGCAAAAGTAGGTGAGATAGATGGTCGAAATTAGTAATGCTGAGTTTGAAGTACTTGATGCGTTGTGGCAAAGCTATCCAGCAAGTGCCAGCGATATTATTGAGAGGTTAAATAGAAAAAAAAGCTGGCATGATAAAACGGTAAAAACCTTGTTGAATCGTTTAGTTAAGAAAGAAGCAATTAGCTTTGAAAAAGAACAACGACGATACCTCTATTCGCCACTACTAGAGCGAGATACATACACGCAAAAAGAAAGCATAAGCTTAGTAGAGCGTTTATTTAGTGGCAAAATTTCACCTTTAGTAGCGGGCTTTGCCAAACATAATGAATTAAAAAAAGAAGATATTGCCCAGTTGAAAGATATCATTTCAAAGTGGGAGCAAGAGCATGATTGAGTTAATTATTGAGTTAATTTATCCGTTAACTATTGTGCTTTCATTGCTGCTGTTTGGTCATTCTGCACTTTTGACTAAGCTTGGCGCAAGGCAAACGTATTATTTTTGGTTAATCGTACCATTGGCATTATTAGTTTATAGCTGCAAACTGAGTTTTTTTAGTACCTCAGCTCAAGATGAACAGTTAATCACTACCTATCTGGTTGCCCCTAAACAAGTATTACAACAAGGCGTAGCACTTGATTGGCTTATGCTAATCTGGCTTGCTGGCTCATTAATGATTGTTGGCCATGGGTTATTAAGTTATTGGTGCTTTCAGCAAAATTTACAATGTAGCCAAGTAAAAGAGCAGGTGCAGGTAAAACTACCTAACTCGCTTGCACTTTATCAAAGCTCTCATGCCCATAGCCCTATGCTTATTGGTCTATTTAAACAAAAGTTACTGATCCCAGAAGACTTCAAGGTATTGTATAACCAAGAGCAGCAAACCCTTATTTTAGAGCACGAAATTTGTCATTTTGATCGCAATGACATCTACTGGAATCTTCTCGCCTATAGTTTTATAGCGCTGTTTTGGTTCCACCCTTTGGTTTGGTTAGCGTATTTTCGCTTTAGACGAGACCAAGAAATTTCCTGTGATCAAACTGTTTTAGCGCGCAAACAAACAGAAAGCAGGATTAACTATGGCAAAGCATTGTTAGTGGCGGCTGAGACGTCACCACCACTAGCGTTTGCTCAATTATCCTTTAAAAAATACGGAGCTAAAAATATTATGTTTGAACGCATAAAACATATAAAAACGAACAAGAGCTATAATGGCTTTAGCTTGGCTGTTGTTAGCTTGTTATCGGTTTCTTTATTAACCAGTATCAGTTATGCCGGTAATTTATCCGCTGAGCAAAAGGTACACGCTAATAAAAAAGTAGCATTACAACCTGTTATCAGAATCGAACCTAAATACCCAACAGAAGCTGCTGAGCAAGGGGTAGAAGGCTCAGTTGTCTTGAAATATAACGTAGATAAAAGCGGCAAGGTTACTGATGTTATGGTATTAAAGTCAGTACCAGAAAAGGTTTTTGATGACTCTGCCAAAATTGCTTTACGTCAATGGCAGTATGACTCAGGCGGTGTCTTTCATAAGGACTTATTGGTTCAGCTTGATTTTGTTATGAGTGAAGATTCAGTCCTTGCCAGTCGAGATCTATTAGAGAAAATTAAGGTCTCTAATCACTAGTTAACTCAATTGAATACTAGAAAGCATCAAGGCTTAGCCATGCTAAGTTTGATGCTTTAATTTATTAGTCTGCAATTTGTCAGCAATTGGTTTATAATCCGCACCCTAAAATTTATCGGGGGTGAGGAAAGGTTATGAGTGTAGATGCAATAGGTTTATCGGCTGAATTATTAAAGGCGGTTAAAGCGTGTGGCTATAAAAATCTTACGCCTATCCAACAACAAGCAATCCCTGTAATCAAACAAGGTCATGACTTACTCGCCAGTGCCCAAACTGGTACAGGTAAGACGGCTGCTTTCTCTCTCCCGCTTTTAGATAAAATTGCCGGCAAAAAGAAAGCTGGTCAAGAAGGCCATACCTTGCAAGCGTTAATCTTAACGCCAACGCGAGAGCTTGCTATTCAAGTTGCTGATAATATTAGCCAATATAGTCAACACTTACCTATTCGAAGTGCTGCGGTTTATGGCGGCGGCAAAATGGCAGCGCAAGAAAACAAGTTAAAGCAAGGGCTGGATGTTTTAGTTGCTACACCTGGACGTTTGTTAGAGCATTTGGCTTTACGAAATGTCGATCTTTCTCAAGTGAAATATCTGGTATTAGATGAAGCGGATCGTATGCTTGATATGGGCTTTTTAGCTGACATAGAAAAGCTCATGGTGAATATTAAACATCAGCATCAGACCTTGATGTTCTCAGCGACTTTTTCTGAGCGTGTTAAATCACTGGCAAATACTTTATTACGCACGCCGAAAACAATTAGCGTCGCCAAGCAAAACACCACCTCGGGTAAAGTGAAGCAGGCGGTGTATTGGGTTAGTGAAGCAAGAAAGCGAGAGTTATTATCTGAGCTAATTGGTGTTAATAACTGGCAGCAAGTGTTGGTATTTGCCGGTACTAAGGAAAGCGCCAATATTTTAGCGAAAGAGCTAAAATTAGACGGTATTAAAGCGGCTTTATGTCATGGTGATAAAACACAAGGTGCTAGAAATAAAGCATTAGAGCAGTTTGTTTCTGGACAGGTACGTGTTCTTGTTGCGACAGATGTTGCTGCGCGTGGCCTAGATATTGATAACCTTCCTTATGTTGTTAATTTTCATTTGCCGTTTTTAGCGGAAGATTACGTTCATCGTGTTGGTCGTACTGGTAGAGCAGGTAAGTCTGGTGTTGCGATTTCGTTAGTAAGCCCTAAAGATGAAAAATTCTTAGAGAATATTGAGCAATTAGTAGGTCGAAAGTTTGAGCGTATTATCGTTCCGGGTTATGAATTTACTCGTAATGAGCATGAAGAATATCAGCAACAAGCAGTTAAATGCGCCAGTAAGAATCGTTATCGAGCTACACAAGAAAAAAATCAAGCGATAGCTAAAAAGCAAGCCAAGAAGAAGGCTGTGCAAAAAAATAAAACCGCTAGAGCGAATGCTAAATACAACAATAAAATTAAGAAGAAGCGTTAAATAAAACTATGTCAGCAGCTAGCCCAGAGGTTAAAGCGGTAGAAGTACCGTTTGAGTTTCGCCATAGTTGCTGGTTTTGTGGTGAGCCTTATGCCACATACTTTACTTTCCCGCCTGCTCAGTCATCAAGGTATGAGCTTGATCGTCATATAGTGTTGGACTGTCCTCATCCAACATTGGCAATTCAAACATGTAATGAATGCTGTGCTATTGCTAGTAAAGCCAGGTGTGCTTCTATTTTTCAAGTGAAGCAGTTTGTTAAGGGCGCTTTAATTAAGCAATATCGTAAAGATTTGGCAATAGGGATAAACTGGACACCACAAAGCTTAGCTGAGAGTGAATTTGAACACGGAAATTTTGCCGGGTTTCAACGTAGTGCTTGGTTTATGTATGAAGTGGCAAAGGCAAGGGTTAATTATCAAGCTTGGCCCATTATAGTAGATGGCATTCAGATTCAAGATACTGAAATACATACTGAGTTTTTATTTGATGATGTTTATTACCCCAGTATTAGTGATGCTGTTAAGCATTACGCCAAAACGTTTGCTTTGGATGAGCATTATTTTTCTGCAGTGCTACAGCATATGTGGCAAGTAACTGGCGGTATCAATTTAGCGGATGTCTCATCTAGCACCTTTGCCAAAGCGGTAAGGTTTTGCCGCCTGTTAGTAGGCTCTACTCCCGATGAACGAAAAAGAGCCTTTAAAGCATTAACCCGTTAAACTACAGTGAGCTTTTGACTCATATTCATTTTTTTACGGTATAACGACTGATCTGCTCGAGCAAATAAACTTTGCTCTGTATCAGCTCGACTCATAAAGGTCGCGCCTAAGCTACAGGTTAATTTATATTTGCTTAGCAGTGGGTTATCTGTGAGTGTTTGCTTGATTCTACTTTCAATAATGGCCAAGGCATTGTCATCAGCATTTTCAATGATAATAGCAAACTCATCGCCGCCAAAACGGAATAGACTGTCAGAATCACGCACGCTCGCTTTAAGGACATTAGCAAACTCAGTCAGTACTTTGTCACCAGTT is a window from the Litorilituus sediminis genome containing:
- a CDS encoding Re/Si-specific NAD(P)(+) transhydrogenase subunit alpha gives rise to the protein MEIAIVKESQSGENRVAGSPKSIQGLIKLGFTVCVQKTAGNKASFKDQDYLDAGALLATKKAAWQADIVFKVNPPTLSEVEQMKDGAYLISFLAPAQSNELIAALQAKSITSLAMEMVPRMTRSQPMDALSSMANIAGYRAVIEASHHFGRFFTGQITAAGKMPPAKVMIIGAGVAGLAAIGTAGSLGAIVRAFDTRPEVKEQIESMGAEFLALDYQESEDTGSGDGYAKEMSKAFIEAEMALFSQQAKEVDIIITTAMIPGKPAPKLITAEMVASMKPGSVIVDLAAAGGGNCELTQPGKVVNCEGVKIIGYTDLVSRLASQSSELYANNLLNLAKLLCKEKDGQIAIDFDDVIIRNMTVVKGSDITFPPPPIQVSAAPTNPAKQKPEKVTSEQVMPEKAMPEKSKNISSFSFAKSLAIAVALLFYIWLLDKAPADFLTHFSVFVLACVIGYYVVWNVSHSLHTPLMSVTNAISGIIIVGALLQVSSDNWLVQVLATFATLIATINIVGGFKVTSRMLKMFRK
- the pntB gene encoding Re/Si-specific NAD(P)(+) transhydrogenase subunit beta, whose product is MTLSVNIINGFYLIAALLFIFSLSGLSKQESAQRGNLFGMIGMGIALLATLADPRVSTVWLILVAMAIGAVIGLRLANKVEMTQMPELVAILHSFVGLAAVLVGYNSFLTSEHALVITTAQQTAFTIHLIEVFLGVFIGAVTFTGSVVAFAKLRGLISSSALMLPHRHKMNLAAGVVSLILLLIFVQSDGAMMALLLMTIIALAFGWHLVASIGGADMPVVVSMLNSYSGWAASAAGFMLNNNLLIITGALVGSSGAILSYIMCKAMNRSFISVIAGGFGTDVVVDENADYGDHREVNAESVAELLREAKSVIITPGYGMAVAQAQYPVYELSQQLIERGIRVRFAIHPVAGRLPGHMNVLLAEAKVPYDIVFGMDEINEDFAETDVVLVIGANDTVNPAAAEDPSSPIAGMPVLEVWQAKEVVVFKRSMNTGYAGVQNPLFYKENTQMLFGDAKESTEQIFRAL
- a CDS encoding BlaI/MecI/CopY family transcriptional regulator, with the translated sequence MVEISNAEFEVLDALWQSYPASASDIIERLNRKKSWHDKTVKTLLNRLVKKEAISFEKEQRRYLYSPLLERDTYTQKESISLVERLFSGKISPLVAGFAKHNELKKEDIAQLKDIISKWEQEHD
- a CDS encoding TonB family protein, whose amino-acid sequence is MIELIIELIYPLTIVLSLLLFGHSALLTKLGARQTYYFWLIVPLALLVYSCKLSFFSTSAQDEQLITTYLVAPKQVLQQGVALDWLMLIWLAGSLMIVGHGLLSYWCFQQNLQCSQVKEQVQVKLPNSLALYQSSHAHSPMLIGLFKQKLLIPEDFKVLYNQEQQTLILEHEICHFDRNDIYWNLLAYSFIALFWFHPLVWLAYFRFRRDQEISCDQTVLARKQTESRINYGKALLVAAETSPPLAFAQLSFKKYGAKNIMFERIKHIKTNKSYNGFSLAVVSLLSVSLLTSISYAGNLSAEQKVHANKKVALQPVIRIEPKYPTEAAEQGVEGSVVLKYNVDKSGKVTDVMVLKSVPEKVFDDSAKIALRQWQYDSGGVFHKDLLVQLDFVMSEDSVLASRDLLEKIKVSNH
- a CDS encoding DEAD/DEAH box helicase, with the translated sequence MSVDAIGLSAELLKAVKACGYKNLTPIQQQAIPVIKQGHDLLASAQTGTGKTAAFSLPLLDKIAGKKKAGQEGHTLQALILTPTRELAIQVADNISQYSQHLPIRSAAVYGGGKMAAQENKLKQGLDVLVATPGRLLEHLALRNVDLSQVKYLVLDEADRMLDMGFLADIEKLMVNIKHQHQTLMFSATFSERVKSLANTLLRTPKTISVAKQNTTSGKVKQAVYWVSEARKRELLSELIGVNNWQQVLVFAGTKESANILAKELKLDGIKAALCHGDKTQGARNKALEQFVSGQVRVLVATDVAARGLDIDNLPYVVNFHLPFLAEDYVHRVGRTGRAGKSGVAISLVSPKDEKFLENIEQLVGRKFERIIVPGYEFTRNEHEEYQQQAVKCASKNRYRATQEKNQAIAKKQAKKKAVQKNKTARANAKYNNKIKKKR